ACAACCGTCACCCTCTCAGAAGAGAAATTTGCAAGCTATCATAAAAAGCATACCGTTTTCATGTCGTATACGTTTACAACCAGCAAGGACGCTGAGATCGAACTTAAGACGGGCATCGATTTTGACGTCTGGAGTATCAATGGCGATCACTTGCAAAACCATAAACCGTTCACTCATCCGGATGGTTCAGGGGTTTCCTGCACAACCGTTTCTTATGAGGATGAAGTGACTGTGGTGGAAACCTGCAAACTGTCTGTCTCTGCGGACGAAAAACCGTATCAGTTCACAGACGGTATGGGACGAACACTGACTTTCAAAACAGAGGCTGGAAAACCTGTGACACTGGTCAAATCAATGACGATTTATTCAGGCAATGATGTGAATTATCCGAAAGATGAAGCGCTACTCGAGGCACGTAAACTGGGATCATATGACGAGGAGAAAACTGCTCATGAAAAAGAATGGTCCAGACTGTGGTCAATGTATGATGTGATCATCCAAAATCAGGTTATCGACCAGGTAGCACTACGCTTTAATATTTACCATGCAATCATTGCCACACCTGTCCATAAAAGTCTGCCCATAGGAGCCAGAGGGCTCAGCTGTCAGGCCTATCAGGGGGCTGCATTCTGGGATCAGGAAATTTACAACATGCCAATGTATCTTTACAGCAATCCGGAAATCGCCAGAAACATCCTGACGTACCGTTATCACACACTGGATGGGGCACGCAGAAAGGCAAAACGCCTTGGCTATGACGGGGCGTATTATGCCTGGATCAGCGGTAAAACCGGCGATGAGCTCTGCCCGGATTTCTTCTTCAAGGATGTCCTGAGCGGGCGTGATATCCGTAATCACTTCAACGACTGGCAGATTCATATCTCACCGGACATTGCCTATGCTGTTAAAAAGTATCATGACGTGACCGGGGACGATGCTTTCATGCACGAGTACGGCGCAGAGATGATCTTTGAAATCGCCCGCTTTCTCTCTTCTCACGCGGTTTATAAACCGCTGAAAAAACAGTATGAATTTATGCGTGTGCAGGGCCCTGACGAATACCATGAAAATGTCGATAATAACGCCTTCACCAATTATCAGGCACACTTCACTTTAAAAGCGGCGCTCGACCTGCTGGCAAATCTTGATCAGGATGTCATCGCCCGGATCTCGGATAAAATCAACATAAAGGCCGAGGAACAGGAACTGTGGCAGGATATGATCGATTCCCTTTATATCCCGGAGCCCGATGAGAACGGGATTATCGAGCAATTCGATGGGTATCACGCTCTTGAAACCATTATCCCGGCAAAAAAAGTCACGGAGCGATTGATTCGTGAGGACGAATATTACGGTTATCCGAACGGCGTCACGGTCTTCACACAATGCATTAAACAGGCGGATCTCATTCAGCTGTTTGTCTTGCATCCGCAATTGTTCGATCGATCAATTGTCGAACAAAATTATGATTTTTACGAGCCTCGAACACTGCACTTCTCTTCACTGAGCCCGTCCAGTTATGCCATTGTTGCAGCGCAGATTGACAAAGTGGAAGAGGCATACAAGAACTTTCGAAAATCCGTGATGATCGATTTATTGAATACGAATGAAGCCGTCAGTGGGGGCACATTCATCGGTGGGATTCACACTGCAGCAAACGGCGCTTCGTGGCAGATGGTCGTCAATGGATTTGGTGGCGTGTCCACCAGCAATGGAAAACTCCACCTGAGTCCAGGCTTGCCAGAAGCATGGTCAGGCTACGCCTTCAACGTTCAAATTCAGGGAGAAACGGTCCATGTGAACGTGACGAAAGAACAAGTGTCACTGACAAAAGCGACTGATTCACCTTCAGAATTAACTGTCAACATCTATGGCAGGGACAAGTCGTTGTCTGAAAAAACCACTGTGATCAACCGCTAAACCGCAAGACCCCATAGATTCCGACATGTTGTGCCTCCGGTTCCCTCACCGGAGGCACTTCATATGTACTATAATGATTACAGGAGGTGTGACTTATGGAAACACCATTAAGCCGTTCGCCTTTCCCTTTGCGAGGGCGAACTTACCTGGTTACCGGCGTCAGCCGTCGCATCGGTATTGGCGCAGCAATCGCAAGACAAATCGCCGCCTGGGGTGGTTCACTTGTCATTTCGCATTTTCAATCCCATGATGAAGCACAGCCCTGGGGTGCGGATGATCTCATGCTTCTAAAAGCGTCCATTTCAGAGCATTTGATTGATGGCGCAACGTTAACAGATCACAGTATGAATTTTCTTGAAAATGATGCCCCGGATCAATTGATGAAAACCATCGAAACCGAAGGCATTCAATTGGACGGTATTATTTGTAATCATGCCTTAAGCGGATCA
This Salisediminibacterium beveridgei DNA region includes the following protein-coding sequences:
- a CDS encoding glycosyl hydrolase family 65 protein; translated protein: MYEIGKDLYTETGWEVLKRSYEAAQAITEGSNFMIGNGFMGYRGTFAQDGKDEYAACIVTDTWDKADGKWEELSTVPNALFTELTVNGERFGVSEQAEDFERKLDLKNALTASTVTGQLSDGTTVTLSEEKFASYHKKHTVFMSYTFTTSKDAEIELKTGIDFDVWSINGDHLQNHKPFTHPDGSGVSCTTVSYEDEVTVVETCKLSVSADEKPYQFTDGMGRTLTFKTEAGKPVTLVKSMTIYSGNDVNYPKDEALLEARKLGSYDEEKTAHEKEWSRLWSMYDVIIQNQVIDQVALRFNIYHAIIATPVHKSLPIGARGLSCQAYQGAAFWDQEIYNMPMYLYSNPEIARNILTYRYHTLDGARRKAKRLGYDGAYYAWISGKTGDELCPDFFFKDVLSGRDIRNHFNDWQIHISPDIAYAVKKYHDVTGDDAFMHEYGAEMIFEIARFLSSHAVYKPLKKQYEFMRVQGPDEYHENVDNNAFTNYQAHFTLKAALDLLANLDQDVIARISDKINIKAEEQELWQDMIDSLYIPEPDENGIIEQFDGYHALETIIPAKKVTERLIREDEYYGYPNGVTVFTQCIKQADLIQLFVLHPQLFDRSIVEQNYDFYEPRTLHFSSLSPSSYAIVAAQIDKVEEAYKNFRKSVMIDLLNTNEAVSGGTFIGGIHTAANGASWQMVVNGFGGVSTSNGKLHLSPGLPEAWSGYAFNVQIQGETVHVNVTKEQVSLTKATDSPSELTVNIYGRDKSLSEKTTVINR